A window from Candidatus Omnitrophota bacterium encodes these proteins:
- a CDS encoding glycosyltransferase yields MNILQILPSLDVGGVETGTIDLAKYLTLRGHKAVTVSSGGRLVRELDSIGARHYSLPVDKKSLISIIMMIKEVREIIRREDIEVIHARSRVPALIAYFAAKMSGRAFITTAHGYYKKHLMSEAMGWGKYVIVASNIMAKHMAGNFNVPHDRIRLIPRGVDLEKFRFRDPSTHSREWFVVGMVSRITPLKGHSDFIKAISILSRQIPRLKVVIVGAAPKEKYKEDLELLIRRLGLVNTIQFLPATQDVPGIMKSLDVLVSATITPEAFGRVIIEAQAVGVPVVATRVGGVVDIIEDRVNGLLSTPQDPKDMAEKIQELYKDINLRSRLAIEARKRVEEQFNLPKMMERTLAVYEEAVESLNILVIKMSAIGDVILSVPSLKAIRAKYPKANIKVLVGLQSREVLDRCPYINDRIVCDLRGRHRGLVGLWRLGKELRRSCFDIAIDLQNNKVSHILAALSFAPLRYGYDNKKFSFFLNRRIKDDAPHLDPIEHQFRTLKLAGMKPQDKCLELWPSEEDEKCVERLLADSWIKPSMGLVGINVRASERWVTKNWPIANIALLCDRLAKEYNMRCVLTGTEGDADFAQAIAKASKSKPLVAAGKTTILELAALIRRFKVYLTPDSAPLHIASCVGTPCVALFGPTDPLRHMVPSGLCIAVTKKNELRCSPCYKPSCVKDFACMKMITVDDVLAAMRPYLGQAPSGEMASAEGEGAG; encoded by the coding sequence ATGAATATTTTACAGATTCTGCCATCACTGGATGTCGGAGGGGTTGAGACGGGAACGATCGACCTCGCGAAGTACCTTACTCTTCGCGGCCACAAAGCCGTTACCGTCTCCAGCGGAGGGCGGCTCGTCCGGGAGCTCGACTCTATCGGCGCGCGCCATTACAGTCTGCCCGTCGATAAAAAATCCCTCATCAGCATTATAATGATGATAAAAGAAGTCCGCGAGATAATCCGCCGGGAAGATATTGAAGTGATCCATGCCCGTTCGCGTGTCCCGGCGCTCATCGCGTATTTCGCGGCAAAAATGTCCGGGCGTGCTTTTATAACCACCGCCCACGGATATTACAAGAAACATCTTATGAGCGAGGCTATGGGGTGGGGCAAGTACGTTATAGTCGCTTCAAACATAATGGCAAAACACATGGCGGGTAATTTTAACGTGCCGCACGACCGCATTCGGCTTATACCGCGCGGGGTGGACCTGGAAAAATTCCGCTTCAGGGATCCATCTACGCATAGTCGGGAATGGTTTGTAGTAGGGATGGTCTCGAGGATAACGCCCCTTAAAGGCCACTCGGATTTTATAAAAGCCATATCCATATTGAGCCGTCAAATACCACGACTTAAGGTGGTGATAGTGGGCGCCGCGCCGAAAGAGAAATATAAAGAAGACTTAGAGCTTCTCATCCGCCGCCTCGGCCTTGTCAATACGATACAGTTTTTACCGGCAACGCAGGATGTGCCGGGTATAATGAAGAGCCTGGATGTGCTCGTCTCCGCGACGATAACCCCGGAAGCTTTCGGACGGGTTATTATAGAAGCCCAGGCTGTCGGTGTGCCGGTGGTAGCTACGAGGGTGGGTGGTGTGGTCGATATAATTGAGGATAGGGTCAACGGACTTCTTTCGACGCCCCAGGACCCTAAAGACATGGCCGAGAAGATACAGGAACTTTACAAAGACATTAATTTACGTTCGCGCCTTGCGATCGAAGCGCGTAAACGCGTGGAAGAGCAATTTAATCTGCCGAAGATGATGGAGAGGACTCTTGCCGTATATGAAGAGGCTGTCGAAAGTCTGAATATCCTTGTCATAAAAATGAGCGCGATAGGGGACGTTATTTTAAGTGTCCCATCCCTGAAGGCTATACGCGCAAAATATCCGAAGGCCAATATAAAAGTTCTCGTCGGACTGCAATCGAGGGAGGTTCTCGACAGGTGTCCGTATATCAACGATAGGATCGTGTGTGATCTTAGGGGAAGGCACCGCGGCCTTGTCGGATTGTGGCGTCTCGGTAAAGAATTGCGCAGGTCGTGTTTCGATATCGCGATAGACCTGCAGAATAACAAAGTGAGTCATATTCTGGCCGCCCTGAGTTTTGCGCCACTGCGCTATGGTTATGACAATAAAAAATTCTCGTTCTTTTTGAACAGGCGTATTAAAGACGACGCGCCGCACCTCGATCCTATAGAACATCAATTCAGAACCCTCAAGCTTGCCGGAATGAAGCCGCAGGATAAGTGTCTCGAGCTTTGGCCGTCAGAGGAGGATGAGAAGTGTGTCGAGCGACTGCTTGCCGATAGCTGGATAAAACCCTCGATGGGACTTGTGGGGATAAATGTCAGGGCGTCCGAACGCTGGGTTACCAAGAATTGGCCGATTGCCAATATCGCGCTCTTATGCGATCGCTTGGCCAAAGAATACAATATGCGCTGTGTCCTTACCGGTACTGAGGGAGATGCTGATTTTGCGCAGGCGATAGCGAAGGCCTCGAAATCGAAGCCGCTCGTCGCCGCGGGCAAGACCACTATACTCGAGCTCGCCGCGCTTATCAGGCGTTTCAAAGTATATCTGACGCCCGACTCCGCGCCGCTACATATAGCGTCGTGCGTCGGCACGCCCTGCGTTGCGCTTTTCGGGCCGACGGATCCCCTCCGGCATATGGTACCATCGGGATTATGTATTGCCGTAACTAAGAAAAACGAACTTAGATGTAGTCCGTGTTATAAGCCGAGTTGCGTAAAAGATTTTGCCTGCATGAAGATGATAACGGTGGATGATGTTCTCGCGGCCATGCGGCCGTATCTTGGCCAGGCGCCTTCCGGTGAAATGGCCAGCGCCGAGGGAGAAGGTGCCGGATGA
- a CDS encoding glycosyltransferase family 4 protein: MKVLQVTTHINIGGITNYILILSQTLKAKGVDAVIVSSGGGMKDEFCASGIRHIPLDIKTKFEFGPKVIGAAFCLANIIRREKVDIVHAHTRVSQVASALASRMTGVPYITTCHGYFKLRSRKIFDTWGSKVIAISEAVEKHLRNDLGVEADRVELIYSGVDARRFGRTFPEAEKIALRKALGLKDGPVIGSIGRLSPVKGHRYLIEAMAGILASRSNAQCIIVGDGPEENSLKSLAEGLGLGEDVHFIPSCSDTAKLLSIMDVFVFPSVKEGLGIALLEAMAAGCACVASEAGGIIDIIGDPSAGTLTPVGNAGAISKAVITLIDNERLRKDMGTAARKLVSEKFSLDVMGDKVIQSYKKVLGC; encoded by the coding sequence ATGAAAGTTCTGCAGGTAACCACGCACATCAATATAGGCGGGATAACCAACTACATCCTTATTCTGTCACAGACACTTAAGGCTAAAGGCGTGGATGCGGTCATTGTCTCGAGCGGCGGCGGCATGAAAGATGAATTTTGCGCGTCGGGCATACGGCATATTCCGCTCGACATAAAAACAAAGTTTGAATTCGGGCCAAAGGTGATCGGCGCCGCATTCTGTCTGGCGAATATAATCCGGCGGGAGAAGGTCGATATTGTTCATGCCCATACCAGGGTTTCTCAGGTCGCCTCGGCGCTGGCGTCACGGATGACGGGGGTGCCGTATATAACGACCTGTCACGGATATTTTAAACTTCGTTCCCGGAAAATATTCGATACCTGGGGATCTAAGGTTATAGCTATAAGCGAAGCCGTAGAGAAACATCTAAGGAATGACCTGGGAGTTGAGGCGGACAGGGTAGAACTTATTTACAGCGGGGTTGATGCCCGAAGGTTTGGCCGAACGTTTCCTGAAGCGGAAAAGATCGCCTTAAGGAAGGCTTTGGGCCTTAAGGATGGCCCTGTTATCGGTTCGATCGGGAGGCTTTCTCCCGTGAAGGGGCACAGGTATCTCATCGAGGCGATGGCCGGAATCCTGGCTTCGCGGTCTAACGCGCAATGCATTATAGTGGGTGACGGTCCCGAGGAAAATTCGCTTAAATCGCTGGCCGAGGGCCTGGGCCTGGGCGAGGATGTGCATTTCATTCCATCCTGTTCCGACACGGCGAAGTTATTGTCTATAATGGATGTATTCGTGTTCCCGTCCGTGAAAGAGGGGCTGGGTATAGCGCTATTGGAGGCGATGGCCGCCGGATGTGCCTGCGTGGCATCCGAAGCGGGAGGGATAATCGATATTATCGGGGATCCTTCTGCCGGTACACTTACGCCCGTTGGCAACGCGGGCGCTATAAGCAAAGCCGTAATAACGCTCATTGACAACGAACGGTTGCGTAAAGATATGGGTACGGCGGCGAGAAAGCTTGTATCGGAAAAATTTTCGCTTGACGTTATGGGCGATAAAGTTATACAGTCGTACAAAAAGGTATTAGGATGCTGA
- a CDS encoding polysaccharide deacetylase family protein, with translation MLKNRKKIIIILSAIAVILAGIVVFIVNETTYIVPVLMYHSIDYDDETSKLSVSPKEFARQMEFLRKNNYNIVPVEKAAYYISKKAKPPSKTIAVTFDDGFENNYLYAYPVLKKYDIPATIYVIINRVGAPDFLNWTEIKEMSDSGIVTIGSHTKSHIWLLESDEQFLKDELDGSRKTLEEKLGKKAGLFCYPMGAFDAVSKKAVEKAGYTCAVATNPKGVLPEDVYAIKRIKISRSSYNLFIFWGETTRIYTWFKRVR, from the coding sequence ATGCTGAAGAATAGAAAAAAAATAATAATTATTTTGTCCGCCATAGCCGTTATTTTGGCGGGCATAGTGGTATTTATTGTAAACGAAACAACCTACATCGTCCCTGTGCTCATGTATCATTCTATCGATTATGATGACGAGACAAGCAAGCTCTCCGTCTCTCCAAAAGAATTTGCCAGGCAAATGGAGTTTTTAAGGAAAAACAATTATAATATCGTTCCGGTTGAAAAGGCCGCTTACTATATATCGAAGAAAGCGAAGCCGCCATCAAAGACGATAGCCGTAACTTTCGACGACGGTTTTGAGAATAATTATCTTTATGCCTATCCTGTTCTTAAGAAGTATGATATTCCGGCGACGATATATGTAATAATCAATAGGGTGGGCGCTCCGGATTTCTTGAACTGGACGGAAATAAAGGAGATGTCCGATTCCGGGATTGTAACCATAGGTAGCCATACAAAATCGCACATCTGGCTTTTAGAGTCGGATGAGCAATTCCTTAAAGATGAATTGGACGGATCGCGTAAGACGCTGGAAGAAAAACTTGGTAAGAAGGCGGGGCTTTTTTGTTATCCTATGGGTGCCTTCGATGCGGTTTCCAAGAAAGCGGTTGAGAAGGCCGGATACACCTGCGCGGTAGCGACGAACCCAAAAGGTGTATTGCCGGAAGATGTGTATGCTATAAAACGTATCAAGATATCCCGCTCGTCCTATAATCTATTTATATTTTGGGGGGAAACTACCAGGATTTATACCTGGTTTAAGCGGGTCAGATAA
- the waaF gene encoding lipopolysaccharide heptosyltransferase II has translation MKKILIVNVNWIGDTLFATPFLRAVRDAHPDSYIACLTHPRCVEMLDLNPCLNEIIIYDEEGVHRTLAGKLKLITGLRKKHFDTAFLLHRSFTKALIVFLADIKERIGYPTKRRGALLTKTVEEPSEEMHKVEYFLDIARACGLAVNSMAYEFFVDDSHRKFIDGFLRQAGVRDTDRIAVLCPGGNWAPKRWSCKSFARVADALVSRYACRIIISGAAKDARLAADIKGMMTSEAIVIAGKTTLKQLGALFARSSLVVANDTGTMHMAVAMNAPTIALFGPTSPALTGPYGTGRYKVIFKNETCDIPCYDFTCTDNRCMAAIKVEDVLKEAESILAQK, from the coding sequence ATGAAAAAAATACTCATAGTAAATGTCAACTGGATAGGCGACACACTTTTTGCTACGCCTTTTTTGCGCGCGGTAAGAGATGCTCACCCTGACAGTTATATCGCATGTCTTACTCATCCCAGATGTGTCGAAATGCTTGACCTGAATCCGTGCCTTAACGAAATCATAATATACGACGAAGAGGGCGTTCACCGCACATTGGCCGGGAAGCTTAAGCTTATAACGGGATTGCGGAAGAAACATTTCGATACGGCCTTTCTCCTTCACAGGTCTTTTACCAAAGCGCTGATAGTTTTTTTGGCCGACATAAAAGAGCGCATAGGTTATCCGACAAAAAGGCGCGGCGCGCTCCTTACGAAAACGGTTGAAGAGCCGTCCGAAGAGATGCATAAAGTGGAGTATTTTCTCGACATAGCCAGGGCCTGCGGTCTGGCTGTTAATAGCATGGCGTATGAATTCTTCGTGGACGATTCGCACAGAAAGTTTATCGACGGGTTTTTGCGCCAGGCCGGCGTTCGGGATACCGACAGGATAGCGGTTTTGTGCCCTGGCGGAAACTGGGCTCCGAAGCGTTGGTCATGTAAGAGTTTTGCGAGGGTAGCGGACGCTTTAGTCAGTCGATACGCCTGCCGCATAATTATATCAGGCGCGGCGAAAGACGCGAGACTGGCCGCCGATATAAAAGGTATGATGACCTCCGAGGCGATCGTCATTGCCGGAAAGACCACGCTAAAACAGCTCGGCGCCCTGTTCGCGCGCTCAAGCCTCGTCGTGGCCAATGATACCGGCACCATGCATATGGCGGTTGCCATGAACGCGCCGACCATCGCGCTTTTCGGTCCGACTTCTCCCGCTTTAACCGGGCCGTACGGCACCGGCAGGTATAAGGTAATTTTTAAGAACGAAACTTGCGATATACCATGTTACGATTTTACATGCACTGATAACCGTTGCATGGCGGCAATAAAAGTAGAAGATGTTTTAAAAGAGGCCGAGTCGATACTGGCTCAAAAGTAA
- a CDS encoding glycosyltransferase family 9 protein, with translation MTIDKTQVKRILVITLSNVGDIILTTPVVEALAKEFPGCRIDVMVGPQGKEIFAKDPRVFKVIIYDKHLPIMQKRRLQLKLKKLRYDLVVDIRNTVFPLLIGPKYRTATIQRFPRHILHSRKRHLYRLQSIGIDRMEELPYIHITKEDEGHVVGMLKAKGIVDPIVVINAGAKSHLKRWTAAGFAEVADNIISRCAASVVFVGLKEDEVIVGEIISKMKNKPYNLVGHTNIRQLAGLLKHSKLLITNDSAPLHLACAVGVKVVALFGPTDPRRYGPTGEFDVVVKERLSCAPCESAECVRNYECMKLITPDAVFDAAKMLLEGYE, from the coding sequence ATGACGATAGATAAGACACAGGTTAAGCGTATCCTGGTCATTACCCTCAGCAATGTCGGCGATATCATTCTTACTACGCCCGTCGTGGAAGCGCTCGCGAAGGAGTTTCCCGGTTGCAGGATAGACGTTATGGTTGGCCCGCAGGGTAAGGAGATTTTCGCCAAAGACCCCCGCGTATTCAAAGTAATAATATACGACAAGCACCTGCCGATAATGCAGAAGAGGCGTCTGCAGTTAAAACTCAAGAAATTGCGTTACGACCTGGTTGTCGATATCCGGAATACGGTATTCCCGCTTCTTATCGGCCCGAAATACAGAACCGCGACGATACAGCGTTTCCCGCGGCATATATTGCACAGCAGAAAACGCCATCTGTACCGCCTCCAGTCTATCGGCATCGACAGGATGGAGGAGCTTCCTTATATACATATTACTAAAGAAGACGAAGGTCACGTGGTCGGGATGCTGAAGGCTAAAGGTATTGTCGATCCCATAGTGGTTATAAATGCCGGAGCGAAGAGTCATCTCAAGCGATGGACTGCCGCGGGTTTTGCCGAAGTAGCCGACAATATTATATCGCGGTGCGCGGCGAGCGTCGTCTTTGTCGGGTTAAAAGAGGACGAGGTAATAGTCGGCGAGATCATTTCAAAGATGAAAAATAAGCCTTATAATCTCGTGGGGCATACGAATATCAGACAGCTCGCCGGACTTCTGAAGCACTCAAAGCTCCTCATAACCAATGACAGCGCGCCCCTCCATCTGGCCTGCGCGGTCGGAGTAAAGGTGGTGGCGCTCTTCGGGCCGACCGATCCGCGCAGATACGGCCCGACGGGCGAGTTCGATGTTGTCGTGAAGGAGAGGCTCTCCTGCGCGCCGTGCGAGAGCGCCGAGTGCGTCCGTAATTACGAATGCATGAAATTGATAACTCCGGATGCGGTTTTTGACGCCGCGAAGATGCTGTTGGAGGGGTATGAGTAG
- a CDS encoding glycosyltransferase family 9 protein encodes MSRDKREKIKEESKKPETKRVLIVRLDRIGDVLLSTPVIKAVRGICPNAHIAFMARRHAIDILKGNPYLDEVIVYEKSGREKGFLRNMRFIRKLRRKKFDIALILHPTKRTHLIVSMAGIPERVGYNRKWGFLLTTRIPHTKQYGLKHEIDYALDLLRYTGLDAKERTMYMPIDAVAERHVDEMLEDSGIKKGDVCIAINPAASCVSKIWGADKFAGAADILNEKYGAKIVVVAGCADKARGDKVAALMKSGCVNLSGKTSIAELASLLRRVKLFISNDSGPVHIACAVGTPVVAVFGRSDRGLSPRRWGPTGVRDIVLHKDVGCDECLAHNCKLGFKCLEAVTVDEVLAAAAKILGR; translated from the coding sequence ATGAGTAGAGATAAAAGAGAAAAGATAAAAGAGGAAAGCAAAAAGCCCGAGACCAAGAGAGTGCTTATCGTGCGGCTCGATAGGATAGGCGACGTTCTTCTCTCGACACCCGTTATAAAAGCGGTGCGCGGTATATGCCCGAATGCTCACATCGCGTTCATGGCCAGGCGCCACGCGATAGATATTCTCAAAGGTAATCCTTATCTTGACGAGGTCATAGTATACGAAAAATCAGGGCGGGAGAAGGGGTTTCTGCGTAATATGCGGTTTATACGCAAGCTCCGGCGGAAAAAATTCGACATAGCGTTGATACTGCATCCTACAAAAAGAACGCATCTTATCGTTTCGATGGCAGGTATTCCTGAGAGAGTCGGGTATAACAGGAAGTGGGGCTTTCTTTTGACTACTCGCATACCGCATACCAAGCAGTACGGGTTGAAACACGAGATCGATTATGCGTTGGATCTTCTGCGCTATACGGGGCTCGACGCTAAAGAGAGGACGATGTATATGCCCATCGATGCCGTCGCTGAGCGTCATGTAGATGAGATGCTTGAAGATAGCGGCATAAAAAAAGGCGACGTATGCATTGCCATAAATCCGGCCGCCAGCTGTGTTTCGAAGATATGGGGCGCGGATAAATTTGCCGGGGCCGCGGATATATTGAATGAAAAATATGGAGCGAAGATAGTGGTGGTCGCCGGATGTGCGGACAAGGCGCGGGGTGATAAGGTGGCCGCGCTTATGAAAAGCGGTTGCGTGAACCTTTCGGGTAAAACGAGCATTGCGGAACTCGCGAGCCTCCTGCGAAGAGTGAAGTTATTTATCTCCAATGACTCCGGGCCGGTGCATATAGCGTGTGCCGTAGGCACGCCGGTTGTGGCGGTATTCGGCAGGAGCGACAGGGGGCTATCTCCGCGGCGCTGGGGGCCGACGGGCGTACGCGATATCGTGTTGCATAAGGATGTGGGTTGCGATGAGTGCCTGGCGCACAATTGCAAGCTCGGTTTTAAATGCCTCGAAGCGGTAACCGTCGATGAAGTACTCGCGGCGGCGGCTAAGATACTGGGGAGGTAA
- the ychF gene encoding redox-regulated ATPase YchF, with product MKLGLIGLPQTGKKTLFELLTNHKPSEKEIISAKPIKGIAEIKDPRFDNLVTIYKPKKDVRARIDIETLPKIEKDTIAKGEIFADINELDAVCHIVRAFQDDTVYHVDGSVDPKRDIDFVNSELILHDLIFIEKRLERLDQKIKQTKEEASIKEKEVLVKLKTHLDKTLPLRLLDLSADEKKLISSYPFVTLKEMIIVLNVSEDGLKDTDVVKKFAVELAPLKIDVMQVSAKVEKEIAAFESDDEKKEFMGALGINESAVSVLTRVCIKALSLISFFTVGTDEVRQWLVKKGSSAPEAAGAIHSDLQKGFIRAECMKYADLVALGGEDKVKEAGKYYLKGKDYTVEDGDIINIRFNV from the coding sequence ATGAAACTAGGATTGATAGGATTACCGCAGACAGGCAAGAAGACGCTTTTCGAACTGCTCACAAATCACAAACCATCCGAGAAAGAGATCATTTCGGCCAAGCCTATCAAAGGCATAGCCGAGATAAAGGATCCGCGTTTCGATAATCTCGTAACGATATACAAGCCGAAGAAAGACGTCAGGGCAAGGATCGACATAGAGACTCTTCCCAAAATAGAGAAGGATACGATCGCCAAGGGTGAGATATTCGCGGACATAAATGAACTTGATGCCGTCTGTCATATAGTGCGCGCATTTCAGGACGACACCGTGTACCACGTCGACGGATCCGTCGATCCAAAGCGCGATATCGATTTCGTCAATTCCGAGCTGATACTTCATGACCTCATATTTATCGAAAAACGCCTCGAACGGCTCGACCAGAAAATAAAGCAAACCAAAGAAGAGGCGTCGATAAAAGAGAAAGAGGTGCTTGTAAAATTAAAAACCCACCTCGACAAGACACTGCCTTTGCGTCTTTTGGACTTGAGCGCGGATGAGAAAAAGCTAATATCGAGCTATCCTTTTGTAACGCTTAAAGAGATGATAATCGTATTGAATGTTTCGGAGGATGGTTTAAAAGATACGGACGTTGTAAAGAAGTTTGCCGTCGAGCTTGCGCCGCTAAAGATCGACGTGATGCAGGTTTCGGCTAAGGTGGAAAAAGAAATAGCGGCGTTTGAGTCGGACGATGAGAAGAAGGAATTCATGGGCGCCCTCGGTATAAACGAGAGCGCTGTAAGCGTTCTCACGCGTGTCTGCATAAAAGCGCTGAGCCTTATATCTTTCTTCACGGTCGGAACCGATGAGGTGCGGCAGTGGCTTGTGAAGAAAGGCTCGTCGGCGCCTGAGGCCGCGGGGGCGATACATTCCGACCTTCAGAAAGGTTTCATACGGGCGGAATGCATGAAATACGCGGACCTTGTCGCGCTCGGCGGCGAAGACAAGGTGAAAGAGGCCGGCAAGTATTACCTTAAAGGCAAGGATTATACCGTCGAAGACGGAGATATTATAAACATACGGTTTAATGTATAA
- a CDS encoding pyridoxamine 5'-phosphate oxidase family protein: protein MLSKELLNLFDKREFIGVATCDFKGHPTAAPKFILKVESGRIYLVDYTISKTWENLKTNPRISMSLIDPMTLKGYQVNGNVKILSKGKLYKKLCEEMTDKEVRLTAQHIIDEVRGNPAHETFEILMNERFVIFEVTVGEVVELDIQGKIKRSKK, encoded by the coding sequence ATGTTGTCAAAAGAACTATTGAACCTTTTCGATAAACGGGAGTTCATTGGTGTGGCGACGTGCGATTTTAAAGGACATCCAACCGCGGCGCCTAAATTCATTCTCAAAGTAGAGAGTGGCCGCATCTATCTGGTCGATTATACGATAAGCAAAACCTGGGAAAATCTTAAGACGAACCCAAGGATATCGATGTCGCTTATCGATCCCATGACATTAAAAGGTTATCAGGTTAACGGTAACGTGAAGATATTGTCAAAAGGTAAGCTTTATAAGAAACTGTGTGAAGAGATGACCGATAAAGAAGTGCGACTTACCGCCCAGCATATCATCGATGAAGTCAGGGGCAATCCCGCGCATGAGACGTTCGAGATACTGATGAACGAGAGGTTCGTTATATTTGAAGTTACGGTGGGTGAAGTTGTTGAGCTGGATATACAAGGTAAGATCAAGCGCAGTAAAAAATAG
- the rfaE1 gene encoding D-glycero-beta-D-manno-heptose-7-phosphate kinase, protein MQKMGFGGIKNTIKNFKNARVLVVGDLILDEFLWGDVSRISPEAPVPVVWVKKESFMPGGASNVANNLSSLGAEVYLAGVVGDDERGSILRGELEQKGVNTAGIITDSSRPTILKTRVVAQHQQVVRIDKERIDPLGANIVASLIRYIEGVIKDIDAIIIEDYGKGVITPALLSRIVPLAKKHKKIISVDPKEEHFKYYRGISVITPNNHEASKAVGFKIKDEATLVKAGHALLTKIGCRIALITLGEHGMAVFQKAKPMKHIPTVAQEVFDVSGAGDTVIASYTLSLAAGADPIMAAHIANCAGGIVVGKVGIAVVTPDELLARIKIELNKK, encoded by the coding sequence ATGCAGAAGATGGGTTTTGGCGGAATAAAGAACACGATAAAGAATTTTAAGAACGCCAGGGTGCTCGTAGTCGGCGATCTCATATTGGACGAATTTTTATGGGGGGACGTTTCCAGGATATCGCCGGAAGCGCCCGTTCCGGTCGTCTGGGTAAAGAAGGAGAGCTTCATGCCCGGCGGCGCGTCGAATGTCGCCAACAACTTAAGTTCGCTGGGCGCGGAAGTGTACCTGGCGGGTGTCGTCGGGGACGACGAACGCGGTTCGATACTCAGGGGGGAACTTGAGCAAAAAGGCGTAAATACGGCAGGCATCATCACAGATAGTTCGCGTCCTACGATACTAAAGACGCGCGTTGTCGCTCAGCATCAGCAGGTTGTAAGGATCGACAAAGAAAGAATCGACCCGCTGGGCGCCAATATCGTAGCGTCGCTGATTCGCTATATCGAAGGTGTGATAAAGGATATCGACGCGATAATAATCGAAGACTACGGCAAGGGCGTCATAACGCCGGCATTATTGAGCCGGATAGTGCCGTTGGCGAAAAAACATAAAAAGATAATTTCCGTAGATCCGAAAGAAGAGCATTTCAAATATTATAGGGGCATAAGTGTCATTACCCCGAACAACCATGAAGCTTCAAAAGCCGTAGGATTTAAGATAAAAGATGAGGCGACTCTTGTTAAGGCGGGGCACGCTCTTTTAACGAAGATCGGATGCAGGATAGCGCTTATAACGCTTGGGGAGCACGGTATGGCCGTATTCCAAAAGGCCAAACCGATGAAACATATACCGACGGTGGCCCAGGAGGTATTCGACGTATCCGGAGCCGGCGATACCGTTATAGCAAGCTACACGCTTTCCCTTGCCGCGGGGGCGGACCCGATAATGGCGGCGCACATAGCGAATTGCGCGGGCGGGATCGTTGTGGGCAAGGTCGGTATTGCCGTGGTAACGCCGGACGAACTTTTAGCGAGAATAAAAATAGAATTGAATAAAAAATAA
- the kdsB gene encoding 3-deoxy-manno-octulosonate cytidylyltransferase gives MKVIGVIPARWGATRFEGKVLANLLGKPVIQHVWENARRAKTLDELIVACDDERIMKVVEGFGGKAVYTSPDQPSGTDRLAEVVNPMDVDIAVNIQGDEPLIKPIIIDSLVIALQDEKVAQMATVIKKIEDTAELTNSNVVKVVIDKNGYAIYFSRYAIPYNRTGEVDEAKRPVYYKHIGLYAFTKDFLFTFRNLPNSSLENAEKLEQLRVIENGYKIKVVETKLDTIGIDRSEDLKRAEQALLKDRETEKTNERS, from the coding sequence GTGAAAGTAATAGGAGTGATACCGGCCCGCTGGGGCGCGACGAGATTCGAAGGTAAAGTGCTTGCCAACCTTCTGGGTAAACCCGTAATACAACATGTCTGGGAGAACGCCAGGCGCGCCAAGACGCTCGACGAACTGATAGTCGCTTGCGACGACGAACGCATAATGAAGGTAGTGGAGGGCTTTGGAGGCAAAGCGGTATACACATCCCCCGATCAGCCGTCCGGCACCGACCGCTTGGCCGAGGTCGTCAATCCGATGGATGTCGACATCGCCGTCAATATACAGGGCGACGAGCCGCTCATAAAGCCGATAATCATCGATAGTCTCGTCATCGCGCTCCAGGACGAGAAGGTGGCCCAGATGGCTACGGTCATAAAGAAGATAGAGGATACCGCTGAGCTTACCAACTCAAACGTGGTCAAGGTAGTGATAGATAAGAACGGTTACGCCATATATTTTTCGCGTTACGCTATTCCATATAACAGGACAGGCGAGGTCGATGAGGCGAAGCGGCCCGTCTACTACAAACATATCGGGCTATACGCGTTTACCAAGGATTTTCTTTTCACGTTCCGGAATCTGCCGAATTCCTCGCTCGAAAATGCCGAAAAACTCGAGCAATTGAGAGTTATTGAGAATGGTTACAAGATAAAAGTAGTAGAAACGAAGCTGGACACTATAGGCATAGACCGTTCCGAAGACCTGAAGAGAGCCGAGCAGGCTCTTCTCAAAGACCGGGAGACAGAGAAGACGAATGAAAGAAGTTAG